The Salinibaculum sp. SYNS191 genome has a window encoding:
- a CDS encoding ABC transporter permease, whose product MTSPHAAVGARARGTAGWLRQARAFAERYGRELFRNKAVLFWSVAFPVAFYLLTITVFVDTSTIPESVLPYVKAGTAVSYGMFGAVIASLNSFGQQLAADFEAERYMQYRALPLAPSADLAGRMVAGTVLSVVAFAVVVAVAVLTGGEFGLRGPVSVPLVLVAVVSFALVWMTLAVLVATLVRDTRYASIVTISIALGSYFLTGYNGTDPSAFQGPDALLTWLPNTAATRLVSHHVVVPPADLASQAGTLSVPDALFGFGQLTLYGVLAAGLGVVLMRRVVYRGVSA is encoded by the coding sequence ATGACGTCCCCGCACGCAGCAGTCGGCGCGAGAGCGCGCGGTACCGCAGGGTGGCTGCGGCAGGCGCGTGCCTTCGCCGAACGCTACGGCAGAGAGCTGTTCAGGAACAAGGCAGTGCTGTTCTGGTCGGTCGCCTTCCCGGTCGCCTTCTACCTGCTCACCATCACCGTCTTCGTCGACACCTCCACGATACCGGAGTCGGTGCTTCCCTACGTCAAGGCGGGCACGGCGGTCAGCTACGGGATGTTCGGCGCGGTCATCGCGTCGCTGAACTCCTTCGGCCAGCAACTCGCGGCCGACTTCGAGGCCGAGCGGTACATGCAGTATCGCGCGCTCCCGCTGGCCCCCAGCGCCGACCTCGCCGGGCGGATGGTCGCCGGGACTGTGCTCTCCGTTGTCGCCTTCGCTGTCGTCGTCGCCGTCGCCGTCCTGACCGGCGGCGAGTTCGGCCTGCGCGGCCCCGTCTCCGTCCCGCTCGTCCTCGTCGCGGTGGTCTCCTTCGCGCTGGTCTGGATGACACTGGCCGTGCTCGTCGCGACGCTGGTCAGGGACACCCGCTACGCCTCCATCGTCACTATCAGCATCGCGCTCGGGTCGTACTTCCTGACGGGGTACAACGGGACCGACCCCTCGGCCTTCCAGGGGCCCGACGCACTCCTGACGTGGCTGCCCAACACCGCCGCGACCCGGCTGGTCAGCCACCACGTCGTCGTCCCGCCGGCGGACCTCGCCAGCCAGGCGGGCACCCTTTCGGTTCCCGACGCGCTGTTCGGATTCGGACAGCTCACTCTCTACGGTGTGCTGGCCGCCGGCCTCGGCGTGGTCCTGATGCGCCGCGTCGTCTACCGGGGGGTGAGCGCATGA
- a CDS encoding ABC transporter ATP-binding protein has translation MTEAALRSRGVEKEFGADDVVRGADLTVREGEILLLMGPNGVGKTVLLSCLAGSQHPTEGSVEVFGEPVTEDGGDSLNFLLQDSMAVDTLTGRENVAFYSRLHHRFTDRWEAYVDRLGLADDLDKLVKHYSEGMKRKIELSLTMSVDVPVYLLDEPTAGVDLTNIQRFHDIILDQYDDGKTFLVSSHRPMDANIADRIAFMPDGTVSAVGTPEELMDAVPPVVRVTGSDAMRDAEAYVVDGQLFPLGGEARGFLDESHDFEAVADELPDGSVERIDPTYTDLFNYYVHVQGADDE, from the coding sequence ATGACAGAAGCCGCCCTGCGGAGCCGCGGCGTCGAGAAGGAGTTCGGCGCGGACGACGTCGTCAGGGGCGCGGACCTGACCGTCCGCGAGGGCGAGATTCTGCTCCTGATGGGACCGAACGGCGTCGGCAAGACGGTCCTGCTGTCCTGTCTCGCCGGCAGCCAGCACCCCACGGAGGGCTCCGTCGAGGTGTTCGGCGAACCGGTCACGGAGGACGGCGGCGACAGCCTGAACTTCCTCCTGCAGGACTCGATGGCCGTCGACACGCTCACCGGCCGCGAGAACGTCGCCTTCTACTCGCGGCTGCACCACCGCTTCACCGACCGCTGGGAGGCGTACGTCGACCGCCTGGGGCTGGCCGACGACCTCGACAAGCTCGTCAAGCACTACTCCGAGGGGATGAAACGCAAGATCGAACTCTCGCTGACGATGAGCGTCGACGTGCCGGTGTACCTGCTGGACGAGCCGACGGCCGGCGTCGACCTCACGAACATCCAGCGCTTTCACGACATCATCCTCGACCAGTACGACGACGGGAAGACCTTCCTCGTCTCCAGCCACCGGCCGATGGACGCCAACATCGCCGACCGCATCGCGTTCATGCCCGACGGCACCGTCTCGGCGGTGGGCACGCCGGAGGAACTGATGGACGCAGTGCCGCCCGTCGTCCGCGTCACCGGCAGCGACGCGATGCGCGACGCCGAAGCCTACGTCGTCGACGGCCAGTTGTTCCCGCTCGGCGGCGAGGCGCGGGGCTTCCTCGACGAGTCCCACGACTTCGAGGCGGTGGCGGACGAACTCCCGGACGGGAGCGTCGAGCGCATCGACCCGACCTACACCGACCTGTTCAACTACTACGTCCACGTCCAGGGGGCCGACGATGAGTGA